A genomic region of Rhodococcus qingshengii JCM 15477 contains the following coding sequences:
- the ligD gene encoding non-homologous end-joining DNA ligase → MQLRAFESKWDGQRAIATTGSKDPALWSRNGNDISASFPEILDALRSVLDHRETVLDGEIVALGPDGVPSFSLLQRRMHVLRPTAQLRNEALTSYYVFDILDIDGTSTTELPYLERREALANLSLEHPRIKVPPHWLNVDGPTMLEVAKKHHLEGIVAKNISSIYQPGKRSRDWLKTPLRANCEAVLCGFLPGAGGAAGGVGSLILGAHDDSGSLVHIGNVGTGLTDRQRRELRDKLVELEQPISPFAIEPPRAVTRNASWSRPVLVCDVEYREFTGGSLRHPSFRGLRDDKTADEVDLPGRH, encoded by the coding sequence GTGCAGTTAAGGGCATTCGAGTCGAAATGGGATGGCCAAAGGGCAATAGCCACAACAGGTTCCAAGGATCCGGCGCTGTGGTCGCGAAACGGAAACGACATCAGCGCCTCGTTCCCCGAGATCCTCGACGCACTCCGTTCTGTGCTCGATCACCGCGAAACCGTTCTCGACGGCGAAATCGTCGCACTCGGACCCGACGGTGTGCCGTCCTTCTCCCTGTTGCAGCGCCGGATGCACGTCCTGCGGCCCACTGCTCAGCTCCGCAACGAGGCTCTGACCTCGTACTATGTGTTCGACATCCTCGACATCGACGGCACATCGACGACCGAGCTGCCGTACCTCGAGCGCCGCGAAGCGCTCGCCAACCTCAGCCTCGAACATCCGCGCATCAAAGTCCCACCACACTGGCTCAACGTCGACGGACCGACCATGTTGGAAGTCGCGAAGAAGCACCATCTGGAAGGTATAGTCGCCAAAAATATTTCCTCGATCTACCAGCCAGGCAAGCGATCTCGGGACTGGCTGAAGACCCCGTTGAGAGCTAATTGTGAGGCCGTATTGTGCGGGTTCCTCCCTGGAGCGGGTGGCGCAGCTGGCGGAGTCGGGTCGTTGATCCTCGGCGCCCACGACGATTCCGGATCGCTTGTCCATATCGGAAACGTTGGGACGGGCCTGACCGATCGACAGCGCCGCGAACTGCGAGACAAGCTCGTCGAACTCGAACAGCCGATCAGCCCGTTCGCCATCGAGCCGCCGAGAGCTGTGACCCGCAATGCATCCTGGTCAAGGCCGGTTCTTGTGTGCGACGTGGAGTACCGGGAGTTCACTGGCGGTAGCCTGCGGCACCCATCCTTTCGAGGGCTGCGCGACGACAAGACCGCTGATGAGGTCGACCTCCCCGGTCGTCACTGA
- a CDS encoding DinB family protein has product MITNIITTGTERSIIENMLDRNREALIETVRGLSEIDARRRLVLSLTTPISLIKHAAAAERIWFQRFWAGLSESECDGYSRRDEGTFAVADDEALADVIAEFERASRRSREIASRFDLDDIMDTPREGVVSMRWTLLLMIQELARHAGHGDILREQIDKPLL; this is encoded by the coding sequence ATTATTACCAACATAATTACTACCGGCACGGAGCGATCGATCATTGAGAACATGCTCGACCGGAACCGCGAAGCGCTGATCGAGACCGTGCGCGGACTCTCTGAAATCGACGCTCGTCGACGACTCGTCTTATCGCTGACGACACCGATCTCGTTGATCAAGCATGCCGCTGCCGCGGAACGAATCTGGTTCCAACGGTTTTGGGCAGGACTCAGCGAATCTGAGTGTGATGGATACTCCCGCCGCGACGAGGGCACCTTCGCTGTTGCCGACGACGAGGCGCTGGCGGATGTCATCGCCGAGTTCGAGCGCGCCAGTCGACGGTCACGTGAGATCGCCTCTCGTTTCGACCTCGACGACATCATGGACACTCCCCGAGAAGGGGTCGTCAGCATGCGATGGACGCTGCTTCTGATGATCCAAGAGCTCGCCAGGCACGCGGGTCACGGCGATATCCTCCGCGAACAGATCGACAAGCCGCTACTTTGA
- a CDS encoding site-specific integrase, translating into MVSARVSKVPASWSLNVDAREGANRSVIDTLLDRYPPRVVPSSWKTTELGRAAALKRVEALMIRAPGSENFQRDAVRGAGMLLRWLNSFPGKSWQDRWNGSCVAEHGLGWVSVPEMWLDEQGVPSVRSTVLTHALIGLFVADLIRPDLRFVVQLHRSHYWRDWAAISRDPKGFERLEAAAGAETAQAMQGRTARWQISMLILSKGGGLSDITVGDCVELRQAELAVCSRGKTRYLFYKLLHDIGIFPPDAPPTLRFVTVYRGQSTVGELVDRFDIANSDVRNLLVDYLSERHPSLDYTTLDNLSRHLALHFWKNLETTHPGINSLQLDRGVAQAWKERMHWKVSRRRLPDGTYAETRSPRMNYTDMLTAVRAFYLDLAAWAALDPARWARWVAPCPIGPRETSAKKIGRRRKARMDQRTRERLPRLPELVRIAEQRAHDAKMLLEAAVAASPGAKFSVLGKTYTKSDPWLKASADGIPVIYDSEGRTIRLREAENRAFWALASVEVLRHTGVRIEEMLEISHHSITQYRLPSTGELIPLLQIAPSKTDEERLLVVSPDLADMLSTIVSRIRGADGGVPLVPLYDRNERIWVAPAPLLFQWKSGGHHRAVSAGLIRNALTELIDAAGVKDAAGEPLYFQPHDLRRIFATDAIMNGMPPHIAQVLLGHKDINTTMGYKAIYPEEAINGHRAFISRRRALRPSEEYRTPTDAEWDEFLGHFERRKLALGECGRAYGTSCQHEHSCIRCPVLRVDPAQRFRLVEIRDNLTARITEADSEGWIGEAEGLRVSLVATEEKLDHIDRRARRAVQLNMPSFPDIVAHTVQPHT; encoded by the coding sequence ATGGTTTCTGCACGTGTCTCCAAAGTGCCTGCCAGTTGGAGCCTGAACGTCGATGCCCGCGAAGGTGCGAATCGCAGTGTCATCGACACACTCCTCGATCGGTATCCACCGCGTGTGGTGCCGTCGTCGTGGAAGACGACTGAACTCGGCCGCGCGGCCGCACTGAAGCGGGTGGAAGCGCTCATGATCCGGGCTCCGGGTAGCGAGAACTTTCAGCGCGATGCTGTCCGAGGTGCTGGGATGCTTCTGCGTTGGCTGAACTCGTTTCCGGGAAAGAGCTGGCAAGACCGCTGGAACGGCAGTTGCGTCGCCGAACACGGTCTCGGATGGGTTTCGGTACCGGAAATGTGGCTGGACGAACAGGGGGTGCCATCCGTCCGGTCCACAGTCCTGACGCATGCCCTGATCGGATTGTTCGTCGCGGATCTGATTCGCCCCGATTTACGTTTCGTGGTCCAACTGCACCGGTCGCACTACTGGCGCGACTGGGCGGCAATCAGCCGAGATCCGAAAGGATTCGAGCGACTGGAGGCTGCGGCAGGTGCGGAAACTGCCCAAGCAATGCAGGGTCGAACTGCACGATGGCAGATCTCCATGTTGATCCTGTCCAAAGGCGGCGGCCTCTCCGACATCACCGTCGGTGACTGCGTCGAACTCCGCCAGGCGGAGCTCGCCGTATGTTCGAGAGGTAAAACTCGCTACCTCTTCTACAAACTTCTCCACGACATCGGGATCTTTCCACCAGACGCGCCACCGACTTTACGATTCGTCACGGTGTATCGAGGGCAGAGCACCGTCGGAGAACTCGTCGACCGCTTCGACATCGCAAATTCCGACGTCCGGAATCTCCTCGTGGACTATCTGTCCGAGCGTCACCCCTCGTTGGATTACACGACGCTCGACAATCTCTCACGACATTTGGCGCTGCATTTCTGGAAAAACCTGGAGACCACCCATCCGGGAATCAACTCGCTGCAACTCGACCGCGGTGTAGCCCAGGCGTGGAAAGAACGCATGCATTGGAAGGTCAGCCGCCGCCGACTCCCCGACGGAACGTACGCCGAGACCCGTAGTCCACGAATGAACTACACCGACATGCTGACAGCTGTGCGCGCGTTCTATCTCGACCTGGCGGCGTGGGCAGCTCTCGACCCCGCGCGGTGGGCGCGGTGGGTAGCGCCGTGTCCGATCGGCCCAAGAGAGACGAGCGCGAAGAAGATCGGACGCCGACGCAAAGCACGTATGGATCAGCGCACACGAGAGCGACTACCTCGACTGCCAGAACTGGTGCGTATCGCAGAACAACGAGCCCATGACGCCAAGATGCTCCTCGAGGCCGCTGTTGCGGCATCGCCGGGCGCCAAATTCAGCGTCCTCGGCAAGACCTACACCAAGTCGGACCCATGGTTGAAAGCAAGCGCCGACGGCATTCCGGTGATCTACGACTCCGAGGGGCGAACCATCCGGCTCCGGGAAGCCGAGAACCGGGCATTCTGGGCTCTGGCAAGTGTGGAAGTCCTGCGACACACCGGCGTTCGAATAGAAGAGATGCTCGAAATCAGCCACCACAGCATCACCCAATATCGATTGCCCTCCACCGGAGAGCTCATCCCGCTACTGCAGATTGCACCCTCGAAGACAGACGAGGAACGCCTACTTGTGGTCAGCCCGGACCTCGCCGACATGCTGTCGACGATCGTGTCCCGAATACGCGGCGCGGACGGAGGGGTTCCCCTTGTGCCTCTTTACGACCGGAACGAACGCATCTGGGTGGCACCCGCCCCACTCTTGTTCCAATGGAAAAGCGGTGGTCACCACCGCGCGGTATCCGCAGGCTTGATCCGCAATGCACTGACCGAACTCATCGATGCGGCAGGAGTGAAGGACGCAGCAGGCGAACCGCTGTACTTCCAGCCCCACGATCTGCGCCGAATCTTCGCTACCGACGCCATCATGAACGGCATGCCTCCTCACATAGCTCAAGTTCTGTTGGGGCACAAAGACATCAACACAACCATGGGATACAAAGCCATCTACCCGGAGGAAGCGATCAACGGTCACCGCGCCTTCATCTCGCGCCGACGCGCCCTTCGCCCGAGCGAGGAATACCGCACCCCGACAGATGCCGAATGGGATGAGTTTCTCGGACATTTCGAGCGCCGTAAACTCGCCCTCGGCGAATGCGGCCGCGCCTACGGCACCAGCTGCCAACACGAACACAGTTGCATCCGGTGCCCCGTATTGCGTGTGGATCCCGCACAACGTTTCCGATTGGTCGAGATACGCGACAACCTTACTGCCCGAATTACCGAGGCGGACAGCGAAGGCTGGATCGGCGAAGCAGAAGGACTCCGCGTGAGCCTCGTGGCAACCGAGGAAAAACTGGACCACATCGATCGGCGGGCCCGTCGTGCCGTTCAACTCAACATGCCCAGCTTCCCGGACATCGTCGCGCACACCGTTCAGCCTCACACATGA